Proteins from a single region of Drosophila biarmipes strain raj3 chromosome 3R, RU_DBia_V1.1, whole genome shotgun sequence:
- the LOC108025230 gene encoding uncharacterized protein LOC108025230: MKVFLVLTALLAAATALPIEERVNGENGWFIPKIDGSFEWMEMQDAEELMANGAKMEGRISTNAVNFYLYTKSNPTDGKEIKAKSGSVDDSHFNRDHGTRFVIHGWTQRYTDDMNTRITRAWLSKGDYNVIVVDWARARSVDYASSVLAVPGAGAKVGEMIKYLHEHHGLDYDSLEVIGHSLGAHVAGYAGKTVGDKRVHTIVGLDPALPLFSYNKPNKRLSSDDAHYVESIQTNGGKLGFLKPIGKGAFYPNGGKTQPGCGLDATGSCAHGRSVLYYAEAVTEDNFGTIKCGDYEDAVAKKCGSTYSSVRMGAVTNAYMVDGDYYVPVNSEAPFGKIEFCGYINMRVFIALGILFAAVSALPFEERINGKNGWFVPQEDGTVEWINIGDAEALLERSNPIESRSNDVSFYLYTKHNPTQGKEIRGDDSSIKDSHFDKNHATRFVIHGWKGRYTDSMNVKITKAWLSKGYYNVIVVNWDRAQSVDYVSSVRAVPGAGTKVGEMIEYLHEQHGMSLESLEVIGHSLGAHVAGYAGKHVGDKRVHTIVGLDPAMPLFSYDKPDKRLSTEDAFYVESIQTNGGEKGFLKPIGKGTFYPNGGRKQPGCGTDTGGTCSHQRSVTYYVEAVTEDNFGTIKCRDYQDALSNECGSTYCGVRMGAVANAYMVEGDYYVPVNSHTPFGKID; encoded by the exons ATGAAGGTGTTTTTGGTTCTAACCGCTTTGCTGGCAGCAG CAACCGCCCTGCCCATCGAGGAGCGCGTCAATGGCGAGAATGGCTGGTTCATTCCCAAGATTGATGGCAGCTTCGAGTGGATGGAGATGCAGGATGCCGAGGAGCTGATGGCCAACGGAGCCAAGATGGAGGGACGCATCAGCACCAACGCGGTGAACTTCTACCTGTACACCAAGTCCAACCCCACCGATGGCAAGGAGATCAAGGCCAAGTCAGGATCCGTGGACGACTCGCACTTCAACAGGGATCACGGTACCCGTTTCGTGATCCACGGCTGGACCCAGCGGTACACCGACGACATGAACACCCGCATCACCAGGGCCTGGTTGTCCAAGGGCGACTACAACGTGATCGTCGTTGACTGGGCCCGCGCCCGTTCCGTGGACTACGCCTCCTCAGTCCTGGCTGTTCCCGGAGCCGGAGCCAAGGTTGGTGAGATGATCAAGTACCTGCACGAGCACCATGGCCTGGACTACGACAGCCTGGAGGTGATTGGCCACAGCCTGGGAGCCCATGTTGCCGGCTACGCTGGCAAGACCGTTGGCGACAAGCGCGTCCACACCATTGTGGGTCTGGACCCCGCCCTGCCCCTCTTCAGTTACAACAAGCCCAACAAGCGTCTGTCCTCCGACGATGCCCACTACGTGGAGTCCATCCAGACCAACGGCGGCAAGCTGGGCTTCCTGAAGCCCATCGGCAAGGGAGCCTTCTACCCGAACGGAGGCAAGACCCAGCCCGGCTGCGGACTGGACGCCACCGGATCCTGCGCCCACGGACGCTCCGTGCTCTACTACGCCGAGGCCGTCACCGAGGACAACTTCGGAACCATCAAGTGCGGAGATTACGAGGACGCCGTGGCCAAGAAGTGCGGTAGCACCTACAGCAGCGTCCGCATGGGAGCCGTCACCAATGCCTACATGGTCGATGGTGACTACTACGTCCCTGTGAACAGCGAGGCTCCCTTCGGCAAGATCGA ATTCTGCGGATATATCAATATGAGAGTGTTCATAGCACTAGGGATCTTGTTTGCAGCAG TAAGTGCTCTCCCCTTCGAGGAGCGCATAAACGGAAAAAATGGCTGGTTTGTGCCCCAAGAAGATGGTACGGTTGAGTGGATAAACATAGGAGATGCCGAGGCACTTCTAGAGAGAAGTAATCCCATTGAAAGTCGTTCCAATGACGTGTCCTTCTACCTGTACACCAAACATAACCCAACCCAGGGCAAGGAGATCAGAGGCGATGATTCCTCAATTAAAGACTCCCACTTTGATAAGAACCACGCCACACGTTTTGTGATCCATGGATGGAAGGGACGGTACACCGATAGCATGAATGTCAAGATCACAAAGGCCTGGCTCTCAAAGGGGTACTACAACGTGATCGTTGTTAACTGGGATCGCGCCCAATCGGTGGACTATGTGTCTTCAGTGCGAGCTGTTCCTGGAGCTGGCACCAAAGTGGGAGAGATGATCGAGTACCTGCACGAACAGCACGGAATGTCCCTGGAGAGTCTGGAGGTCATTGGACACAGTTTGGGTGCTCATGTGGCTGGCTATGCTGGAAAGCATGTGGGAGACAAGAGGGTCCACACAATAGTTGGTCTGGATCCCGCCATGCCTCTCTTTAGCTACGATAAGCCCGACAAGCGTCTGTCCACCGAGGACGCCTTCTATGTGGAGTCCATCCAGACCAATGGGGGAGAGAAGGGATTCCTCAAGCCCATTGGCAAGGGCACCTTCTACCCGAATGGAGGAAGGAAACAGCCAGGATGCGGCACCGACACTGGAGGAACCTGCTCCCACCAGCGCTCCGTGACCTACTATGTGGAGGCTGTCACCGAGGACAACTTCGGAACCATCAAGTGCAGGGACTACCAGGATGCGTTGTCCAACGAGTGCGGAAGCACCTACTGTGGCGTTCGCATGGGAGCTGTTGCCAACGCCTACATGGTTGAGGGCGACTACTATGTTCCAGTTAACAGTCACACTCCCTTCGGCAAAATTGACTAG
- the LOC108025224 gene encoding proteoglycan 4 gives MRLCFLVLSCVIAASAWPVDQVSVRVHGVNGWFVPQKEGGLRWIGKAEGEHQLEYYEAQEAIEGRWSTNTVNFYLYTLQNPSTGQQIKASKASIDASNFNPENPTIITIHGWNANYKDGVNTRVAAAWFQYGDYNMIAVDWSRGRSLEYVTSVAACPGAGKKIAALVDFLVGEYGIRLDTLEIVGFSLGAHVAGHTAKQVTTGKVGKVVGLDPASPFISYSKTENRLHSDDAVYVESVHTNGALLGFNEPIGKAAFYMNGGRTQPGCGIDLTGSCSHTRAVAYYVEALLFNNFPSKKCETYLDANKNACGDQYSSILMGAVINTFIAEGVFYVPVNKESPYGVGEINTGGGETTAAPVSSTVDNGDDESTPKEPALPTTTKKPEEVPTTPERPEEPFTTPEKPEPTTERPEIPTTPEKPEGPSITPEEPESTTEEPEEDSTTTKNPEDPITTEEPKETTAAPEESTTDEPEETTTAPEESTTNEPEETTAAPEESTTDEPEETTAAPEESTTDEPEETTAAPEDSTTDEPEETTAAPEESTTEEPEEDSTTTPEDSTTDEPEETTAAPEESTTDEPEESTAVPEESTTDEPEETTDAPEESTTDEPEETTAAPEDSTTDEPEDSTAAPEESTTDEPEETTAAPEESTTDEPEETTDAPEESTTDEPEETTAAPEDSTTDEPEETTAAPEESTTEEPEEDSTTTKTPEDPTTTEEPEETTTDVPEDSTTLEPENPTTPKNPEEASTTIEPEVSTTADPEYVESTTEEPEEVSTTDAPEVPTTTSRPSERPSTTAVPPEVPTTTLAPEIPPTNPPKDDSVAPPGTKNIFIFNVFLVNVKIENH, from the exons ATGAGATTGTGCTTCCTTGTGCTGAGCTGCGTGATAGCAG CCAGCGCCTGGCCCGTTGACCAAGTTTCGGTTCGAGTTCATGGCGTCAACGGATGGTTTGTGCCTCAGAAGGAGGGTGGCCTGAGATGGATTGGCAAAGCGGAGGGAGAGCACCAGTTGGAGTATTACGAGGCTCAGGAGGCGATAGAAGGTCGTTGGTCGACCAACACGGTCAACTTCTACCTCTACACCCTGCAGAATCCCAGCACTGGACAGCAGATTAAGGCCTCCAAGGCTTCTATCGATGCCTCCAATTTCAACCCCGAAAATCCAACCAT AATTACAATCCACGGCTGGAACGCAAACTACAAGGATGGTGTGAACACCAGGGTAGCCGCAGCCTGGTTCCAGTATGGTGACTACAACATGATTGCCGTGGACTGGTCCCGCGGACGTTCCTTGGAGTACGTCACCTCGGTGGCCGCATGCCCAGGAGCTGGCAAGAAAATAGCAGCCCTTGTGGATTTCCTGGTGGGGGAATACGGCATCCGCCTGGACACTCTGGAGATAGTCGGCTTCAGCTTGGGTGCCCATGTGGCTGGACACACGGCCAAGCAGGTGACCACCGGAAAGGTGGGCAAGGTGGTGGGCTTGGACCCGGCCTCCCCCTTCATCAGTTACTCCAAAACTGAAAACCGACTGCACAGCGACGATGCCGTGTATGTGGAGTCCGTCCACACCAACGGCGCTCTCTTGGGCTTCAATGAGCCAATTGGTAAGGCTGCCTTCTACATGAACGGAGGCAGGACCCAGCCAGGCTGTGGAATCGACCTCACCGGCAGTTGCTCCCACACCCGTGCTGTGGCTTACTACGTAGAGGCCCTGCTCTTCAACAACTTCCCTTCGAAGAAGTGTGAGACCTACCTGGATGCTAATAAGAATGCTTGTGGCGATCAGTACAGTTCTATCTTGATGGGTGCTGTAATAAATACTTTCATCGCCGAGGGTGTCTTCTATGTTCCAGTTAACAAAGAATCGCCCTACGGAGTTGGAGAAATAAACACTGGTGGTGGAGAAACAACAGCGGCTCCTGTGTCTTCCACTGTTGATAATGGTGATGATGAATCGACTCCCAAAGAGCCTGCTTTGCCTACAACAACCAAAAAACCAGAGGAGGTACCCACCACTCCCGAACGACCCGAAGAGCCCTTTACTACTCCCGAAAAACCTGAACCTACAACCGAGAGGCCCGAGATTCCCACAACTCCCGAAAAACCTGAAGGGCCCTCTATTACTCCCGAAGAACCAGAGTCAACAACCGAGGAGCCCGAGGAGGACTCTACTACAACGAAAAACCCTGAAGATCCCATTACAACCGAGGAGCCGAAAGAGACGACCGCTGCTCCAGAGGAATCGACCACCGATGAACCAGAAGAAACCACCACTGCTCCAGAGGAATCGACAACCAATGAACCAGAAGAGACGACCGCTGCTCCAGAGGAATCGACCACCGATGAACCAGAAGAAACCACCGCTGCTCCAGAGGAATCGACAACTGATGAACCAGAAGAGACGACTGCTGCTCCAGAGGATTCGACCACCGATGAACCAGAAGAGACGACTGCTGCTCCAGAGGAATCGACCACCGAAGAGCCCGAGGAGGATTCTACAACAACACCAGAGGATTCGACCACCGATGAACCAGAAGAGACGACCGCTGCTCCAGAGGAATCGACAACCGATGAACCAGAAGAGTCGACTGCTGTACCAGAGGAATCGACCACCGATGAACCTGAAGAAACAACTGATGCACCAGAGGAATCGACCACCGATGAACCAGAAGAGACGACTGCTGCTCCAGAGGATTCGACCACCGATGAACCAGAAGATTCGACTGCTGCACCAGAGGAATCGACCACCGATGAACCAGAAGAGACGACCGCTGCTCCAGAGGAATCGACCACCGATGAACCTGAAGAAACAACTGATGCACCAGAGGAATCGACCACCGATGAACCAGAAGAGACGACTGCTGCTCCAGAGGATTCGACCACCGATGAACCAGAAGAGACGACTGCTGCTCCAGAGGAATCGACCACCGAAGAGCCCGAGGAGGATTCTACAACAACGAAAACACCTGAAGATCCCACAACAACCGAGGAACCAGAGGAGACTACTACTGATGTTCCTGAAGATTCGACAACCTTAGAACCCGAGAACCCTACAACACCGAAAAACCCCGAGGAGGCATCAACAACCATAGAACCAGAAGTGTCGACTACAGCTGATCCAGAATATGTAGAGTCGACAACCGAAGAGCCTGAGGAGGTATCCACAACTGACGCTCCTGAGGTTCCTACGACAACCTCTAGACCCTCTGAGCGCCCTTCAACAACTGCGGTGCCCCCCGAAGTTCCCACCACAACCCTGGCTCCGGAAATTCCACCGACCAACCCACCCAAAGATGACAGTGTGGCACCTCCGGGCACCAAGAACATCTTCATCTTCAACGTCTTTTTGGTGAACGTTAAAATCGAAAATCACTAA
- the LOC108025228 gene encoding phospholipase A1, whose amino-acid sequence MMKLFLALALCVLAANAVEVRENGENGWYVPQADGTMEWMDREFAEAYLETKSRMEGRNVLSPVTFYLYTNNNRDSPQVIKANSASISGSHFNPNHPTRFTIHGWSSSKDEFINYGVRDAWFTHGDMNMIAVDWGRARSVDYASSVLAVPGVGEQVATLINFMRNNHGLSLDNTMLIGHSLGAHVSGYAGKNVKNGQVHTIIGLDPALPLFSYDKPNKRLSSTDAYYVESIQTNGGTLGFLKPIGKGAFYPNGGKSQPGCGVDLTGSCSHSRSVIYYAESVKENNFPTMRCGDYEEAVSKSCGSSYSSVRMGATTNAYMVAGDYYVPVRSDAPYGMGN is encoded by the exons ATGATGAAACTGTTCTTGGCTCTGGCCCTCTGTGTCCTGGCAG CTAACGCTGTTGAGGTTCGAGAGAACGGTGAGAACGGCTGGTATGTGCCCCAGGCCGATGGCACCATGGAGTGGATGGACCGCGAGTTCGCCGAGGCCTACCTGGAGACCAAGAGCCGCATGGAGGGTCGCAACGTCCTGAGCCCCGTGACCTTCTACCTgtacaccaacaacaaccgcGATTCTCCCCAGGTGATCAAGGCCAACTCCGCATCGATCTCAGGCTCCCACTTCAACCCCAACCACCCCACCCGCTTCACCATCCACGGCTGGTCCTCCAGCAAGGACGAGTTCATCAACTACGGCGTCCGCGATGCCTGGTTCACCCACGGTGACATGAACATGATCGCCGTCGACTGGGGACGTGCTCGTTCCGTGGACTACGCCTCCTCTGTGCTGGCTGTTCCCGGAGTGGGTGAGCAGGTGGCCACGCTGATCAACTTCATGCGCAACAACCACGGCCTGAGCCTGGACAACACCATGCTGATTGGCCACAGCCTGGGTGCCCATGTCTCCGGCTATGCCGGCAAGAACGTCAAGAACGGCCAGGTGCACACCATCATCGGTCTGGACCCCGCCCTGCCCCTCTTCAGCTACGACAAGCCCAACAAGCGCCTCAGCTCCACCGATGCCTACTATGTGGAGTCCATCCAGACGAACGGTGGTACTCTGGGCTTCCTGAAGCCCATCGGCAAGGGAGCCTTCTACCCCAACGGAGGAAAGAGCCAGCCCGGATGCGGTGTCGATCTGACCGGATCCTGCTCTCACAGTCGCTCGGTGATCTACTACGCCGAGTCCGTGAAGGAGAACAACTTCCCCACCATGCGTTGCGGCGACTACGAGGAGGCCGTCTCCAAGTCCTGCGGCAGCTCCTACAGCTCCGTCCGCATGGGAGCCACCACCAACGCCTACATGGTCGCCGGAGACTACTACGTTCCCGTCCGTAGCGATGCTCCCTACGGCATGGGTAACTAA
- the LOC108025225 gene encoding phospholipase A1 produces the protein MKTFLILALFALAVSAFPLEESERIHGENGWYVPQEDGSSKWVDMDVAEEWMEAQEQLESRGLTTVPVKFYLYTSSNPTKGTKITATTKSIDASHFNAAHPTRIVIHGWTQSYTASMNKDIRSAWLSRGDYNVIIVDWARARSVDYATSVMAVGSTGKKVANMINFLKNNHGLNLNDLYIIGHSLGAHVAGYAGKNTDGQVHTIVGLDPALPLFSYNKPNKRLNSDDAWYVESIQTNGGNLGFLKPIGKGAFYPNGGKTQPGCGLDLTGACSHGRSTTYYAEAVSEDNFGTIKCGDYEAAVSKECGSTYSSVRMGADTNAYMVDGDYYVPVNSNAPFGIIN, from the exons ATGAAGACATTCCTGATTCTGGCACTCTTTGCTCTAGCCG TTTCTGCCTTTCCCTTGGAGGAATCGGAGCGCATCCATGGTGAGAACGGCTGGTACGTTCCCCAGGAGGATGGCTCCTCCAAGTGGGTGGACATGGATGTAGCCGAGGAGTGGATGGAGGCCCAGGAGCAGCTGGAGAGTCGTGGCTTGACCACCGTTCCCGTCAAGTTCTACCTGTACACCTCTTCGAACCCCACCAAGGGCACGAAGATCACCGCCACCACCAAGTCCATTGACGCCTCCCACTTCAACGCTGCCCATCCCACCCGCATTGTGATCCACGGCTGGACCCAGAGCTACACCGCCAGCATGAACAAGGACATCCGCAGTGCCTGGCTCTCCAGGGGAGACTACAACGTGATCATCGTCGACTGGGCACGTGCTCGTTCCGTGGACTACGCCACCTCCGTCATGGCTGTCGGCTCCACCGGCAAGAAGGTGGCCAACATGATCAACTTCCTGAAGAACAACCATGGATTGAACCTCAATGACCTCTATATTATTGGCCACAGCCTGGGCGCCCATGTGGCTGGCTACGCTGGCAAGAACACCGATGGCCAGGTGCACACCATTGTGGGTCTGGACCCCGCCCTGCCCCTCTTCAGCTACAACAAGCCCAACAAGCGTCTAAACTCGGACGATGCCTGGTATGTGGAGTCCATCCAGACCAACGGAGGTAACCTCGGATTCCTGAAGCCCATCGGCAAGGGAGCCTTCTACCCCAACGGAGGAAAGACCCAACCCGGATGCGGACTGGACTTGACTGGTGCCTGCTCCCACGGACGCTCCACCACCTACTACGCGGAGGCCGTCTCCGAGGACAACTTCGGAACCATCAAATGTGGCGACTACGAGGCCGCAGTCTCCAAGGAATGCGGAAGCACTTACAGCAGCGTCCGCATGGGAGCCGACACCAACGCCTACATGGTCGATGGTGACTACTATGTGCCCGTGAACAGCAATGCTCCTTTCGGCATTATTAACTga
- the LOC108025229 gene encoding pancreatic triacylglycerol lipase, with protein sequence MRVLIALSILLASATAVPIEEPVNGENGWLVPQEDGSFEWMSIQDAEELLDSSVPIERRSNEVSFYLYTQKNPTEGQEISADATSVQNSYFNKDHGTRFVIHGWKGRYTDSMNVDITKAWLSRGDYNVIVVNWDRSQSVDYAMSVRAVPGAGTKVGEMIEYLHEHHGMSLETLKVIGHSLGAHVAGYAGKQVGGKRVHTIVGLDPALPLFSYDTPDKRLSSEDAFYVESIQTNGGVKGFVKPIGKATFYVSGGKKQPGCGVDLAGTCSHARSVLYYSEAVTQDGFGSIQCQDYQAALDNKCGSTFSNVRLAEERNANHVEGYFYVPVNSEAPFGKTE encoded by the exons ATGCGGGTGCTCATAGctctatcgatccttttggcaTCAG CAACTGCTGTTCCCATCGAGGAGCCTGTGAATGGTGAGAATGGATGGCTTGTGCCCCAAGAAGATGGCAGTTTTGAGTGGATGAGCATTCAGGATGCCGAAGAGCTTTTAGATAGCAGTGTTCCCATCGAACGTCGATCCAATGAAGTGTCCTTCTACCTGTATACCCAAAAGAATCCCACCGAGGGCCAGGAGATCTCAGCCGATGCAACCTCAGTTCAAAATTCTTATTTCAATAAGGATCATGGCACTCGATTTGTGATTCACGGATGGAAGGGACGTTACACCGATAGCATGAATGTGGATATTACCAAAGCCTGGCTGTCGAGGGGAGATTACAATGTGATTGTGGTCAACTGGGATCGCTCTCAATCGGTGGACTACGCGATGTCCGTGCGGGCTGTTCCTGGAGCTGGGACCAAGGTGGGCGAGATGATCGAGTACCTGCACGAACATCACGGCATGTCCCTTGAAACCCTTAAGGTGATTGGCCACAGTCTGGGTGCCCATGTGGCTGGCTATGCTGGCAAGCAAGTTGGAGGCAAGAGGGTTCACACAATTGTGGGTCTGGACCCTGCCCTGCCCCTCTTTAGCTATGATACTCCCGACAAGCGTCTTTCCAGCGAAGACGCCTTCTATGTGGAGTCCATCCAGACCAATGGCGGCGTCAAGGGATTCGTGAAGCCCATTGGAAAGGCCACTTTCTACGTGAGTGGAGGAAAGAAGCAGCCAGGATGTGGAGTAGACCTGGCAGGAACCTGTTCCCACGCACGATCCGTGCTCTACTACTCCGAGGCAGTCACCCAGGACGGTTTCGGAAGCATTCAGTGCCAGGACTATCAGGCTGCCTTGGACAACAAATGTGGCAGCACTTTCAGCAATGTTCGCTTGGCAGAGGAAAGGAATGCCAACCATGTGGAGGGCTACTTCTACGTGCCTGTAAACAGCGAGGCTCCATTCGGAAAAaccgaataa
- the LOC122817788 gene encoding phospholipase A1 — MKVFLVLTALLAAATALPIEERVNGENGWFIPKIDGSFEWMEMQDAEELMANGAKMEGRISTNAVNFYLYTKSNPTDGKEIKAKSGSVDDSHFNRDHGTRFVIHGWTQRYTDDMNTRITRAWLSKGDYNVIVVDWARARSVDYASSVLAVPGAGAKVGEMIKYLHEHHGLDYDSLEVIGHSLGAHVAGYAGKTVGDKRVHTIVGLDPALPLFSYNKPNKRLSSEDAHYVESIQTNGGNLGFLKPIGKGAFYPNGGKTQPGCGLDLTGACSHGRSTTYYAEAVSEDNFGTIKCGDYEAAVSKECGSTYSSVRMGADTNAYMVDGDYYVPVNSNAPFGMIN; from the exons ATGAAGGTGTTTTTGGTTCTAACCGCTTTGCTGGCAGCAG CAACCGCCCTGCCCATCGAGGAGCGCGTCAATGGCGAGAATGGCTGGTTCATTCCCAAGATTGATGGCAGCTTCGAGTGGATGGAGATGCAGGATGCCGAGGAGCTGATGGCCAACGGAGCCAAGATGGAGGGACGCATCAGCACCAACGCGGTGAACTTCTACCTGTACACCAAGTCCAACCCCACCGATGGCAAGGAGATCAAGGCCAAGTCAGGATCCGTGGACGACTCGCACTTCAACAGGGATCACGGTACCCGTTTCGTGATCCACGGCTGGACCCAGCGGTACACCGACGACATGAACACCCGCATCACCAGGGCCTGGTTGTCCAAGGGCGACTACAACGTGATCGTCGTTGACTGGGCCCGCGCCCGTTCCGTGGACTACGCCTCCTCAGTCCTGGCTGTTCCCGGAGCCGGAGCCAAGGTTGGTGAGATGATCAAGTACCTGCACGAGCACCATGGCCTGGACTACGACAGCCTGGAGGTGATTGGCCACAGCCTGGGAGCCCATGTTGCCGGCTACGCTGGCAAGACCGTTGGCGACAAGCGCGTCCACACCATTGTGGGTCTGGACCCCGCCCTGCCCCTCTTCAGTTACAACAAGCCCAACAAGCGTCTGTCCTCCGAAGATGCCCACTACGTGGAGTCCATCCAGACCAACGGAGGTAACCTCGGATTCCTGAAGCCCATCGGCAAGGGAGCCTTCTACCCCAACGGAGGAAAGACCCAACCCGGATGCGGACTGGACTTGACTGGTGCCTGCTCCCACGGACGCTCCACCACCTACTACGCGGAGGCCGTCTCCGAGGACAACTTCGGAACCATCAAGTGTGGCGACTACGAGGCCGCAGTCTCCAAGGAGTGCGGAAGCACCTACAGCAGCGTTCGCATGGGAGCCGACACCAACGCCTACATGGTCGATGGAGACTACTATGTGCCCGTGAACAGCAATGCTCCTTTCGGCATGATTAACTAA